Proteins co-encoded in one Deltaproteobacteria bacterium genomic window:
- a CDS encoding c-type cytochrome — protein sequence MTRLTRSEGFAVLAFGLLALLVATGARGADPQRGNALYQECKRCHQAGRGAKHRIGPHLNDIFDRRAGSLSDFRYSSAMRKAGEAGLVWTKATLDAFLTNPRKMVPRSRMSYEGMAASRDRMDLLAWLRTLSGSRTGLPVAEPTMTIDEFGLDPRVLDAAGDPEYGAYLASECTTCHRPDGADEGIPSIVGWPVDDFVITLQAYKRGKRRHQAMQTIAKRLSNEEIASLAVYFGRPLAGP from the coding sequence ATGACACGCTTGACCAGGTCCGAAGGTTTCGCGGTACTTGCGTTCGGACTTCTCGCCCTTCTTGTCGCCACCGGAGCCCGCGGCGCGGACCCGCAACGGGGCAACGCGCTCTACCAGGAGTGCAAGCGCTGCCATCAGGCCGGCCGCGGCGCGAAGCACCGCATCGGCCCGCACCTCAACGACATATTCGACCGCCGCGCCGGCTCGCTCTCGGATTTCCGCTACTCTTCGGCCATGAGAAAAGCCGGAGAAGCCGGGCTGGTCTGGACCAAGGCGACGCTGGACGCCTTTCTGACCAACCCCCGGAAGATGGTGCCGCGTTCGCGCATGAGCTATGAGGGCATGGCGGCGTCCCGCGACCGGATGGACCTGCTGGCGTGGCTGCGCACCCTTTCGGGGTCCCGGACCGGGCTTCCGGTGGCGGAACCGACCATGACGATTGACGAATTCGGCCTCGACCCGCGGGTCCTCGATGCCGCGGGAGATCCCGAATACGGCGCCTATCTGGCGAGCGAGTGCACCACCTGCCACCGGCCCGACGGGGCCGATGAGGGCATACCTTCCATTGTCGGTTGGCCCGTCGATGACTTCGTGATAACCCTACAAGCCTACAAACGCGGCAAACGGCGGCACCAGGCCATGCAGACCATCGCCAAGCGTTTGTCGAACGAAGAGATTGCCTCGCTCGCCGTGTATTTTGGCAGACCGCTCGCCGGTCCGTGA
- a CDS encoding NAD(P)/FAD-dependent oxidoreductase, which yields MKKSNEDRGMTRRRFLTTTVAASTALWATPILGQKRPRVVVIGGGAGGATAARYIAKDSKGAVDVTLVEPTRRYYTCFFSNLYLGGFREFASIGHGYGTLAAAYGINVVHDWAVSIDRDKKTVGLAGGGSLAYDRLVLSPGIDFRPGSVRGWDLSQQNRMPHAYKAGSQTEVLKAQVAAMRKGGVYCMVAPPNPFRCPPGPYERISMVAHTLKQTNPTAKILIVDPKAKFSKQGLFEEGWQRHYPGMVERVGPDFGGDKVEVRPGSMEVVIDGEVTKVDVCNVIPAQQAGRIAAVAGLTNKAGWAPVVPHTMQSRADENIHVLGDSSQQGDMPKSGFSANSQAKVCAMAVRGALTSSKVFPARFSNTCWSLIATDDGVKVGASYQATDEKIAKTDGFISKTGESAEMRKATYKESLGWYAGISKDMFG from the coding sequence ATGAAGAAAAGCAACGAAGACCGCGGAATGACCCGGCGCCGCTTCCTGACAACGACGGTGGCGGCATCGACGGCGCTGTGGGCGACTCCCATCCTCGGGCAAAAACGCCCGCGGGTGGTGGTGATCGGCGGCGGCGCCGGCGGCGCCACGGCCGCGCGTTACATCGCCAAGGATTCGAAAGGGGCCGTCGACGTGACCCTGGTGGAGCCCACCCGGCGCTATTACACGTGCTTTTTCTCGAACCTCTACCTCGGCGGCTTCCGTGAGTTCGCGTCCATCGGGCACGGCTACGGAACCCTGGCCGCCGCCTACGGCATCAACGTCGTCCACGACTGGGCCGTCTCCATCGACCGGGACAAGAAAACCGTAGGGCTCGCCGGCGGCGGCAGCCTTGCCTACGACCGGCTGGTGCTGTCTCCGGGCATTGACTTCCGCCCGGGTTCGGTGCGCGGCTGGGACCTGTCGCAGCAGAACCGGATGCCGCATGCCTACAAGGCAGGCTCGCAAACCGAAGTCCTCAAGGCGCAGGTCGCGGCCATGCGGAAGGGCGGTGTCTACTGCATGGTAGCGCCGCCGAACCCGTTCCGTTGCCCGCCGGGACCGTACGAACGGATCTCGATGGTGGCCCACACGCTGAAGCAGACCAATCCGACCGCGAAGATCCTGATCGTCGACCCGAAGGCGAAGTTCTCCAAGCAAGGGCTCTTCGAGGAAGGCTGGCAGCGCCACTACCCCGGTATGGTCGAGCGGGTGGGCCCGGACTTCGGCGGCGACAAGGTCGAAGTGCGCCCCGGCTCCATGGAGGTGGTGATCGACGGCGAGGTGACCAAGGTGGACGTCTGCAACGTCATTCCGGCGCAGCAGGCGGGACGCATCGCCGCGGTGGCGGGGCTCACGAACAAGGCCGGGTGGGCTCCGGTAGTGCCCCACACCATGCAAAGCCGGGCGGATGAGAACATCCACGTGCTCGGCGACTCGTCGCAGCAGGGGGATATGCCCAAGTCCGGGTTCTCCGCCAACAGCCAGGCCAAGGTGTGCGCCATGGCGGTGCGCGGGGCGCTGACCAGCTCGAAGGTGTTTCCGGCGCGCTTCTCCAACACCTGCTGGTCGCTCATCGCAACCGATGACGGAGTCAAGGTCGGCGCCTCCTACCAGGCCACCGACGAAAAGATCGCCAAGACCGACGGGTTCATTTCGAAGACCGGAGAGAGCGCCGAAATGCGCAAGGCGACCTACAAGGAATCGCTCGGCTGGTACGCGGGCATTTCCAAGGACATGTTCGGCTGA
- a CDS encoding MltA domain-containing protein, with the protein MAVDKGVRRTGAPRACFLMALSALVLLVGCGLQQGGPLPAAPEAISDDLEAQSLRRAVTESLRFLHKVPREARLGEWPRAVTAAELRSSLAEFLEILERTTEADGSWLDRVAQRFEFHPAPARPAGNAVLFTGYYQPVIDASTVRTDEYRYPVYREPEATGARAGTEGSTTAATHPSRYEIDVSGVLGGKGHEIAWLRDPVDRFFLHIQGSGLLRMTDGRELPLNFAASNGRPYTSIGKVLIDEGKVDRESMSMQRIRAWLAEFPEEREALFARNERYIFFRLGEEGPLGSLGVPLTAGRSVATDPAVYPKGALLYVETRTPVVDESGALAGWRTVRRFVVNQDSGAAIRGPGRADLYFGTGAAAGARAGYMQSEGRLFLLMKRRSAPLG; encoded by the coding sequence ATGGCGGTCGACAAAGGCGTCCGGCGGACCGGCGCGCCACGGGCGTGTTTCCTGATGGCGCTGTCGGCGCTTGTGCTGCTCGTCGGATGCGGCCTCCAGCAGGGAGGCCCACTGCCCGCGGCGCCGGAAGCGATCAGTGACGATCTGGAAGCGCAATCCCTCCGCCGAGCCGTGACGGAGAGCCTGCGGTTTCTTCACAAGGTGCCGCGAGAGGCGCGGTTGGGCGAGTGGCCCCGGGCGGTGACGGCCGCGGAACTGCGTTCGTCGCTGGCCGAGTTCCTCGAGATCCTGGAGCGCACGACGGAGGCGGACGGGTCCTGGCTCGACCGGGTGGCGCAACGGTTCGAGTTTCATCCCGCCCCGGCGCGGCCAGCGGGGAACGCGGTCCTGTTCACCGGCTACTACCAGCCGGTGATCGATGCGAGCACGGTGCGCACGGATGAATACCGCTACCCGGTGTACCGGGAACCCGAGGCGACGGGCGCGCGGGCCGGTACGGAGGGGTCGACGACCGCGGCCACGCACCCGTCGCGTTACGAAATCGACGTATCGGGGGTGCTCGGAGGCAAGGGTCACGAGATCGCGTGGTTGCGGGACCCGGTGGACCGGTTCTTCCTGCACATCCAGGGCTCCGGGCTCCTGCGCATGACCGACGGGCGCGAGCTGCCGCTCAACTTCGCCGCCTCCAACGGCCGGCCCTACACCAGCATCGGCAAGGTGCTGATCGACGAGGGCAAGGTGGACCGGGAGTCCATGTCCATGCAGCGCATTCGCGCCTGGCTGGCGGAGTTCCCGGAGGAGCGGGAGGCGCTGTTCGCGCGCAACGAGCGCTACATCTTCTTCCGGCTTGGGGAAGAGGGTCCGCTCGGGAGCCTCGGCGTGCCGTTGACCGCCGGGCGCTCGGTGGCCACCGATCCCGCGGTCTACCCCAAGGGCGCGTTGCTGTACGTGGAGACCCGGACCCCCGTGGTGGACGAGAGCGGTGCGCTGGCGGGCTGGCGTACGGTGCGGCGGTTCGTGGTCAACCAGGATTCGGGAGCGGCCATCCGCGGCCCGGGGCGCGCCGACCTCTACTTCGGCACCGGCGCCGCGGCCGGAGCGCGGGCAGGTTACATGCAGAGCGAGGGAAGACTTTTTCTGTTGATGAAGCGAAGATCGGCACCCCTGGGCTAG
- a CDS encoding ornithine cyclodeaminase family protein — MLLINNQEVEELMDMKACLEALETGYEDLARNDAVYRPRLDVWVPCERPDGYYRWGTMEGASRTIGTFAIRMKSDIVHWPGGDTEEKYCMEPGNYCGLIMVFSIANGEPLAIINDGVLQHMRVGGCAGLGAKMLAREDASVVGMFGSGGMAETYLMAFNEVRKLDEVRVYSPTKANRERYAGKMSEMLGLKVTAMDRPEDVVRGADIISACTDSTRVVFDNPEWLKRGAHVTCVRACEIGPRVVEVCGVSVKLGRNTVVTTDEGMVRLHGNVGYVAGQPEEIARIPNPVQDNYTGDYFHYFIDVKLGRQPGRTNDDQTTFFINAGTQGLQFAACAGRVYQMAREKGKGRELPTEWFTQDIRD; from the coding sequence ATGCTGCTTATCAACAACCAGGAAGTCGAAGAGCTGATGGACATGAAGGCCTGTCTCGAAGCGCTGGAGACGGGTTACGAGGACCTCGCGCGCAACGATGCGGTGTACCGGCCGCGGCTCGACGTGTGGGTGCCGTGCGAGCGGCCGGACGGTTACTACCGCTGGGGTACCATGGAGGGCGCGAGCCGCACCATCGGCACGTTCGCCATCCGCATGAAGTCCGACATCGTGCACTGGCCCGGCGGCGACACCGAGGAGAAGTACTGCATGGAGCCGGGCAACTACTGCGGGCTCATCATGGTCTTCAGCATAGCCAACGGCGAGCCCCTGGCCATCATCAACGACGGGGTGCTGCAGCACATGCGCGTGGGCGGGTGCGCCGGGCTGGGCGCCAAGATGCTGGCGCGCGAGGACGCCTCGGTGGTGGGCATGTTCGGCTCGGGCGGCATGGCCGAGACCTATCTCATGGCGTTCAACGAAGTGCGGAAGCTCGACGAAGTGCGGGTCTACAGCCCCACCAAGGCCAACCGGGAGCGGTATGCGGGGAAGATGAGCGAGATGCTGGGGCTCAAGGTCACGGCCATGGACCGGCCCGAGGACGTGGTGCGCGGGGCGGACATCATTTCGGCGTGCACGGATTCCACGCGGGTGGTGTTCGACAATCCCGAGTGGCTCAAGCGCGGCGCCCATGTCACCTGCGTGCGCGCCTGCGAGATCGGCCCCCGGGTGGTGGAGGTCTGCGGCGTGTCCGTCAAGCTCGGGCGCAACACGGTGGTGACGACGGACGAGGGCATGGTGCGGCTTCACGGCAACGTGGGCTACGTGGCCGGCCAGCCCGAGGAGATCGCGCGCATCCCGAACCCGGTGCAGGACAATTATACCGGGGACTACTTCCACTACTTCATCGATGTGAAGCTCGGCCGGCAGCCGGGCCGGACGAATGACGACCAGACCACCTTCTTCATCAACGCCGGCACCCAGGGTCTCCAGTTCGCCGCCTGCGCCGGCCGCGTCTACCAGATGGCGAGAGAGAAGGGGAAGGGGCGCGAGCTGCCCACGGAGTGGTTCACACAGGACATTCGGGACTGA
- a CDS encoding MAE_28990/MAE_18760 family HEPN-like nuclease: MTIRTLSQLVDVLDKDVGWRKRELTTVKFMLANRRAHQTEALLRAAICLLYAHWEGFVQTATTGYVTFVANQGLRYRDLAPNFVALALRREIVKAGQTERPTIHNGLVEKLMTDSGDRLEIEPGKVVPKQSNVNLDRLREILALLGLDEGDYLSKGVLLDRKLLANRNEIAHGGRTELQAEDYEGLQLEVVELVERFNNDVQNAAATGRFRRAGSQ, translated from the coding sequence ATGACCATACGGACTCTCAGTCAACTCGTCGACGTCCTGGATAAGGACGTAGGCTGGCGAAAACGTGAGCTGACCACTGTGAAGTTCATGCTCGCCAATCGACGGGCTCACCAAACGGAAGCGTTGCTTCGGGCGGCAATATGCCTTCTCTACGCGCACTGGGAAGGATTTGTACAGACAGCTACGACGGGGTACGTGACCTTCGTGGCCAACCAGGGCTTGAGATACCGCGACTTGGCGCCGAATTTTGTGGCGCTGGCGCTGCGGCGGGAGATTGTCAAGGCCGGTCAAACAGAACGACCTACTATTCATAACGGCCTGGTTGAGAAATTGATGACAGATTCGGGAGACAGACTCGAGATTGAACCAGGGAAAGTTGTGCCAAAACAGTCTAATGTCAACCTGGATCGGCTGAGAGAAATTCTTGCTCTTTTGGGACTGGATGAAGGGGACTACCTGTCGAAAGGCGTTCTCTTGGATCGGAAACTACTAGCGAATCGAAACGAGATCGCGCATGGTGGAAGAACGGAACTACAGGCGGAGGACTATGAAGGACTGCAACTGGAGGTCGTCGAATTAGTGGAACGTTTCAACAACGACGTTCAGAATGCAGCAGCGACAGGTCGTTTTCGACGTGCAGGTTCCCAGTAG
- a CDS encoding DUF262 domain-containing protein — protein sequence MSLDEEISARRAEVRSDGYPMSIGELINLYRDNELDIHPEFQRFFRWSEEQKSRLVESILLGIPIPSIFVSQRDDGVWDVIDGLQRLSTIFELVGILKDQKGEELPPLTLKKTRYLPSLEGKKWENGTDETSSIGTTNRLVVRRSKIDVKIMLRESSESSKYELFQRLNTGGSPLSDQEVRNVILIMVNADAYRWIEDLAEDENFQSCVALSDRMLSEQFNLELVTRFLVFRQLGEEDIKQVGDIGEFLTERITQLAEPRSFKRIRKTEEKAFRSTFRCLAESLGEHSFRRFDTTRDKYRGGFLISAFEPIAFGIGYHADSYHGETDSLEMGKRVRALWSNQKFLDNSGMGVNTRVRLRSNVPLGRELFAV from the coding sequence ATGAGTCTTGATGAGGAAATAAGCGCTCGCCGCGCTGAAGTACGTAGTGATGGCTACCCCATGTCTATCGGGGAACTCATCAACCTCTACCGCGATAATGAGTTAGATATACACCCTGAGTTTCAACGATTCTTTCGATGGAGCGAAGAGCAAAAATCGCGCCTTGTAGAGTCAATCCTCTTGGGGATTCCCATCCCTTCGATCTTCGTTTCCCAAAGGGATGACGGCGTGTGGGACGTAATTGACGGGCTACAACGGCTTTCCACTATCTTCGAGTTGGTCGGCATTCTCAAAGACCAAAAGGGCGAAGAACTACCGCCATTGACTCTCAAGAAAACAAGGTATTTGCCTTCGCTGGAGGGTAAGAAGTGGGAAAATGGAACGGACGAAACGTCGTCTATTGGGACCACCAATCGCCTTGTTGTCAGACGTTCGAAGATTGATGTCAAGATAATGCTACGCGAAAGCAGCGAATCGAGTAAGTACGAGCTGTTTCAACGCCTCAACACCGGCGGTTCACCGCTCTCCGATCAAGAGGTCAGGAACGTAATCTTAATAATGGTAAATGCTGATGCTTATCGCTGGATAGAAGATTTGGCGGAAGATGAAAACTTCCAATCCTGCGTGGCATTGTCGGACAGAATGTTGAGCGAACAATTCAATCTGGAATTGGTGACGCGGTTTTTGGTTTTTCGACAGCTCGGAGAGGAGGACATCAAGCAAGTCGGCGATATCGGCGAATTTCTTACGGAGCGTATTACCCAGCTTGCGGAACCACGAAGCTTCAAGAGAATACGTAAGACTGAAGAAAAGGCGTTTCGATCAACCTTTCGGTGTCTCGCAGAATCGCTTGGGGAACATAGCTTCCGTAGATTTGACACAACACGGGATAAGTATCGCGGGGGTTTCTTGATCTCTGCCTTCGAGCCGATAGCGTTTGGGATCGGGTACCATGCGGATTCGTACCACGGAGAGACGGACTCTCTTGAGATGGGGAAAAGGGTCCGAGCCTTGTGGAGCAACCAGAAGTTTTTGGACAACAGCGGAATGGGCGTGAACACAAGGGTCCGCCTGCGGTCAAACGTCCCGCTCGGGCGTGAACTGTTCGCGGTATGA
- a CDS encoding Xaa-Pro peptidase family protein yields the protein MDPHIIVRQQTAMVERGLDALIAASPENLAYTTGFVVPSQLLMRWRHAMCLVDRSGHTTMVAIDMEETTVKAHASVDDIRVYREFTDDPMREVAAAMEARGLAGGRVGVEMEYLPAGDFATLRGLLPKADFVAADALFGKLRQVKTAREIELLRALSRITDSAIGGTLANARPGMTEMEMAGELTGRIFAGGAEHFKLMIIASGERSQFPNVGPTERTLRQGDLIRMELFGVLDGYHAGVCRTAVVGAPTEEQARIWDNLVECKYLVMDLIKPGAHAQEVYRRFLEKFDELGLEPISFVGHGIGVFLHEEPYLGRYGEEVLEEGMVVAIEPLVYIPGRMGLQNKDMLLVTRDGCELLSNATDTDKLIRIG from the coding sequence ATGGACCCACACATCATTGTTAGACAACAGACCGCCATGGTGGAGCGGGGTCTTGACGCCCTTATCGCCGCTTCGCCCGAGAACCTAGCTTACACTACCGGGTTCGTGGTGCCCTCGCAACTCCTCATGCGCTGGCGCCACGCCATGTGCCTCGTGGACCGGTCGGGACACACGACCATGGTGGCCATCGACATGGAGGAGACCACGGTGAAGGCGCACGCCTCCGTCGACGACATCCGCGTGTACCGGGAGTTCACCGACGACCCCATGCGCGAGGTAGCCGCCGCCATGGAGGCGCGCGGGCTGGCCGGAGGCCGGGTGGGCGTGGAGATGGAGTATCTCCCCGCCGGCGACTTCGCCACCCTGCGCGGGCTGTTGCCCAAGGCCGACTTCGTGGCCGCGGACGCGCTCTTCGGCAAGCTGCGCCAGGTCAAGACCGCGCGCGAGATCGAGCTGCTGCGCGCCCTGAGCCGGATCACGGACTCGGCCATCGGCGGCACCCTGGCCAATGCGCGGCCGGGCATGACCGAAATGGAGATGGCGGGCGAGCTGACCGGGCGGATCTTCGCCGGCGGCGCGGAGCACTTCAAGCTCATGATCATCGCCTCGGGCGAGCGCAGCCAGTTCCCCAACGTGGGCCCCACGGAACGGACGCTCCGGCAAGGCGACCTGATCCGCATGGAGCTCTTCGGCGTCCTGGACGGCTATCACGCCGGCGTGTGCCGGACGGCGGTGGTGGGCGCGCCCACCGAGGAGCAGGCGCGCATCTGGGACAACCTGGTGGAGTGCAAGTACCTGGTCATGGACCTGATCAAGCCCGGCGCCCATGCCCAGGAGGTCTATCGCCGGTTCCTGGAGAAGTTCGACGAACTGGGGTTGGAGCCCATCAGCTTCGTGGGCCACGGCATCGGCGTGTTCCTGCACGAAGAGCCCTACCTGGGACGCTACGGCGAGGAAGTGCTGGAGGAAGGCATGGTGGTGGCCATCGAGCCGCTGGTGTACATTCCCGGCCGCATGGGGCTTCAGAACAAGGACATGCTGCTGGTGACCCGGGACGGCTGCGAGCTGCTGTCGAACGCCACCGACACGGACAAGCTCATACGCATCGGCTGA
- a CDS encoding mandelate racemase, which translates to MKIHNIETIPVRLPTRRVHQWANLKTPIGVYLVVKLVTDEGLTGLGEAPALKDWGGDHMRYYGETPTSVAAVIHDILAPALVGEDPRRIEWLHTLMDQAVKGYPYSKAAIDMALYDVVGKAAGVPAYQLLGGLYRESVPISHSIGLMDMDEAVAEVLRVQEEGIKTIKLKGGVEPKRDVELLRRVREALGADMNLTVDANNGYKSAKEAVRTTKAMEPYNILYMEQPVEGLDAMAEVTRRVDTPVMADESAWTTWDVLEIIEKKAADIISIYTTKPGGLLKAKKVAAIAEAAGFPCNVNGSVEMGVGNAANVHLAASTAAANLGCVIPVTTPDAEATGRVAGIYYKDDIVTEPFAFVDGAVKVPRGPGLGVELDEEKVERYRLDK; encoded by the coding sequence ATGAAGATCCACAACATCGAGACCATTCCCGTCCGGCTGCCCACGCGGCGGGTACACCAGTGGGCCAATCTCAAGACCCCCATCGGCGTCTACCTGGTGGTGAAGCTCGTCACCGACGAGGGCTTGACCGGTTTGGGCGAAGCCCCGGCGCTCAAGGATTGGGGCGGCGACCACATGCGCTACTACGGCGAGACCCCCACCTCGGTGGCGGCCGTAATCCACGACATCCTGGCGCCTGCCCTCGTGGGCGAGGACCCGCGCCGCATCGAGTGGCTTCACACCCTCATGGACCAGGCGGTCAAGGGATACCCCTATTCCAAGGCGGCCATCGACATGGCGCTCTACGACGTGGTGGGCAAGGCGGCCGGGGTACCGGCCTACCAGCTCCTGGGCGGGCTCTACCGTGAATCCGTGCCCATCTCCCACAGCATCGGCCTCATGGACATGGACGAAGCGGTGGCCGAGGTGCTCCGGGTACAGGAGGAAGGGATCAAGACCATCAAGCTCAAGGGAGGCGTGGAACCCAAACGGGACGTCGAGCTTCTGCGACGGGTACGCGAGGCTCTCGGGGCGGACATGAACCTCACGGTGGACGCCAACAACGGCTACAAGTCCGCGAAGGAGGCGGTGCGCACCACCAAGGCCATGGAGCCGTACAACATCCTCTACATGGAGCAACCCGTGGAGGGGCTCGACGCCATGGCCGAGGTCACCCGGCGCGTGGACACGCCGGTCATGGCCGACGAGAGCGCCTGGACCACCTGGGACGTCCTGGAGATCATCGAGAAGAAGGCCGCGGACATCATCTCCATCTACACCACCAAGCCCGGCGGTCTGCTCAAGGCCAAGAAGGTGGCGGCCATCGCCGAGGCCGCGGGTTTCCCGTGCAACGTCAACGGCTCGGTGGAGATGGGCGTGGGCAACGCCGCCAACGTCCACCTGGCCGCTTCGACCGCCGCCGCCAACCTGGGCTGCGTGATCCCCGTCACCACCCCCGACGCCGAGGCCACCGGGCGCGTCGCCGGCATCTACTACAAGGACGACATCGTCACCGAGCCCTTCGCGTTCGTCGACGGCGCCGTCAAGGTGCCGCGGGGGCCGGGGCTGGGCGTGGAGTTGGACGAAGAGAAGGTGGAGCGGTACCGCTTGGACAAGTGA
- a CDS encoding NAD/NADP octopine/nopaline dehydrogenase family protein, with the protein MSITKVAVLGAGNGGGATAADLAIRGFDTRLYSRSEKTLAPLLARGGVELVEGGRESFGRPRLTTTALEEAVAGADLITIAAPAVAHAFMARSLAPLLTEDQIVHLNPGQTGGSLHFVHELRRAGCRVPVRCCETVTLTCICRMAGAARVEVYRRTANLGCAAFPAAHGPEILPDMTAVFANIVPARNVLETGLSNINAIMHPAGMVGNAGWIEQHGGAMLFYREALSPSVARMIEGVDRERLAIVRALGLPPRTFVEIFHAAGLTSDAALASGDVYQATQESEPNKTIVSPTTHDHRYVHEDVGYGLVPMAELAALLGIDTPVIDALITLASEMNRVDYRHTGLTLADMGLEGTSPADLQAILDTGFP; encoded by the coding sequence ATGAGCATTACGAAGGTCGCCGTCCTCGGCGCGGGCAACGGCGGGGGCGCCACCGCGGCGGACCTCGCCATTCGGGGGTTCGACACGCGGCTCTACTCCCGTTCCGAGAAGACGCTGGCACCCTTGCTAGCGCGCGGCGGCGTCGAGCTGGTGGAGGGCGGCCGGGAGAGCTTCGGGCGGCCGCGGCTCACGACGACGGCGCTGGAGGAGGCCGTCGCCGGCGCCGACCTGATCACCATCGCCGCCCCGGCGGTGGCCCACGCGTTCATGGCGCGCTCGCTGGCGCCCCTCCTGACCGAGGACCAGATCGTCCACCTGAACCCGGGCCAGACCGGGGGCAGCCTGCACTTCGTGCACGAACTGCGACGCGCGGGATGCCGGGTGCCCGTTCGCTGCTGCGAGACCGTGACCCTCACGTGCATCTGCCGCATGGCCGGCGCGGCGCGCGTGGAAGTCTACCGGCGCACCGCCAACCTCGGCTGCGCGGCCTTCCCCGCCGCCCATGGGCCGGAGATCCTGCCGGACATGACCGCGGTGTTCGCCAACATCGTGCCCGCGCGCAACGTGCTGGAGACCGGCCTTTCCAACATCAACGCCATCATGCACCCCGCCGGCATGGTGGGGAACGCCGGCTGGATCGAGCAGCACGGCGGCGCGATGCTTTTCTACCGGGAGGCCCTGTCGCCCTCGGTGGCGCGCATGATCGAGGGGGTGGACCGGGAACGGCTGGCCATCGTGCGCGCGCTTGGGCTGCCGCCGCGCACCTTCGTGGAGATCTTCCACGCCGCCGGCCTCACCTCCGACGCGGCCCTCGCCAGCGGCGACGTCTACCAGGCCACGCAGGAGAGCGAGCCCAACAAGACCATCGTGTCGCCCACGACCCACGACCACCGCTACGTGCACGAAGACGTGGGCTACGGCCTCGTGCCCATGGCCGAGTTGGCCGCCCTGCTGGGCATCGACACGCCGGTCATCGACGCCCTCATCACCCTCGCGTCGGAGATGAACCGCGTGGACTACCGTCACACAGGCCTCACGCTGGCGGACATGGGTCTGGAAGGGACAAGCCCCGCGGACCTTCAGGCGATCCTCGATACGGGATTCCCCTGA
- a CDS encoding LLM class flavin-dependent oxidoreductase, producing MCFDGFYSIQEMIELAQLADEIGMDSIWMSDHICFRDSIASAMAFLARTPRIKVNPAPLSPYSRHPMVTAMALATMEEFAPGRVAATAGTANPTALREIGIQAERMLRTMREYMTLLRALLAGETVRFEGEMFTVHGASMGLTPGTEIPIYMTAVRPGMLRLAGEVADGVLLSAGCTPAYIRHCVDEVEAGVARAGKDATGEVAGFIAASVSDDPREAMDATKTFLAYIFRNKHHADNIRLGGGAVDQDRLADAVGRRAWDEAKGLISDEVVYAHSVTGTPDECRQRLDEFVRGGLDLPLLMPLGTQEQRRRVVEIAREG from the coding sequence TTGTGTTTCGACGGTTTCTACTCGATCCAGGAGATGATCGAGTTGGCGCAACTGGCCGACGAGATCGGCATGGACTCCATCTGGATGTCCGACCACATCTGCTTCCGGGACTCCATCGCATCGGCCATGGCATTCCTGGCCCGCACTCCCCGTATCAAGGTCAACCCCGCGCCCCTGAGCCCCTACTCGCGCCACCCCATGGTCACCGCCATGGCGCTGGCCACCATGGAGGAGTTCGCGCCGGGACGGGTGGCGGCCACGGCGGGCACGGCCAACCCCACGGCGCTCCGGGAGATCGGCATCCAGGCCGAGCGGATGCTCAGGACCATGCGCGAGTACATGACGCTGCTGCGCGCGCTCCTGGCGGGCGAGACGGTGCGGTTCGAGGGCGAGATGTTCACCGTCCACGGCGCCAGCATGGGGCTCACACCCGGCACCGAGATACCCATCTACATGACGGCGGTGAGGCCCGGGATGCTGCGCCTGGCCGGCGAGGTGGCCGACGGCGTGCTGCTGTCCGCCGGCTGCACTCCGGCGTACATCCGGCACTGCGTGGACGAGGTGGAGGCAGGCGTCGCCCGCGCCGGGAAGGACGCCACGGGAGAAGTCGCCGGGTTCATCGCGGCCTCGGTATCCGACGACCCGCGGGAGGCCATGGACGCCACCAAGACCTTTCTGGCGTACATCTTCCGCAACAAGCACCACGCCGACAACATCCGCCTCGGGGGCGGCGCCGTGGACCAGGACCGCCTCGCCGACGCCGTCGGCCGGCGCGCCTGGGACGAGGCCAAGGGCCTCATCAGCGACGAAGTGGTGTACGCGCATTCCGTGACCGGAACGCCGGACGAATGCCGCCAGCGCCTGGACGAGTTCGTCCGCGGCGGTCTCGACCTGCCCCTGCTCATGCCCCTCGGCACCCAGGAGCAACGCAGGCGCGTGGTGGAGATCGCGCGGGAGGGATAG